One Mauremys reevesii isolate NIE-2019 linkage group 5, ASM1616193v1, whole genome shotgun sequence genomic window carries:
- the NELFA gene encoding negative elongation factor A isoform X3, translating to MPAENPLFFRPALKMASMRESDTGLWLHNKLGSTDELWAPPSIASLLTASVIDNIRLCFHSLSSAVKLKLLLGMLHLPRRAVDEMKDTGSLNLDLEEQNPNVQDILGELREKVSECETSAMLPLECQYLNKNALTTLAGPLTPPVKHFQLKRKPKSATLRAELLQKSTETAQQLKKTAGVPFHAKGRGLVKKIDTTTPLKGIPKQAPFRSPTAPSVFSPAGNRTPIPPSRTPLRKERGVKLLDISELDMVGAGREAKRRRKTLDTEVVEKQAKEETVVENATPDYAAGLVSTQKLGPLNNESALPSTSYLPATPSVVPSSSYIPSSEVQPAGSVREAIQTNRQPEEPTAPNTTPLPAQFKQRTPMYNSNSNPAAATPTSPLTPTTPPAISPAAQPPQVAPQTPQQPPPKKSLSLTREQMYAAQEMFKTANKVTRPEKALILGFMAGSRENPCQEQGDIIQIKLSEHTEVLPKADGTGSTTMLVDTVFEMNYATGQWTRLKKYKPITNVS from the exons ATGCCCGCTGAGAATCCCCTCTTTTTTCGCCCCGCTCTCAAGATGGCGTCGATGCGGGAGAGCGACACTGGCCTGTGGCTACACAACAAGCTGGGCTCCACGGACGAGCTGTGGGCGCCGCCGAGCATCGCCTCGCTGCTCACGGCCTCGGTGATCGACAACATCCGCCTCTGCTTCCACAGCCTCTCCTCGGCCGTCAAGCTCAAACTGCTGCTGGGGATGCTGCACCTGCCCCGCCGGGCGGTGGATGAG ATGAAAG ATACTGGCTCCCTTAACCTTGATCTTGAAGAACAGAATCCCAATGTTCAAGATATTTTAGGAGAACTTAGGGAAAAAG TAAGTGAATGTGAAACATCAGCTATGTTGCCGTTGGAGTGCCAGTACTTAAACAAAAATGCCTTGACAACACTAGCTGGGCCACTTACTCCCCCAGTGAAACACTTCCAGCTGAAAAGAAAACCCAAAAGTGCCACTCTTCGAGCAGAACTCTTGCAGAAAT CAACAGAAACAGCACAACAGCTCAAGAAGACTGCAGGAGTGCCTTTCCATGCCAAAGGGAGGGGGCTGGTCAAAAAAATAGATACAACAA ccccgctCAAAGGAATACCAAAACAAGCTCCATTCAGGAGTCCCACAGCACCTAGTGTATTTAGCCCTGCTGGAAACAGAACCCCTATACCTCCATCAAGAACACCTCTGCGCAAAGAAAGAGGAGTGAAG CTACTAGATATCTCAGAGTTGGATATGGTTGGTGCTGGTCGTGAAgcaaagagaagaagaaagacTTTAG ATACAGAAGTGGTGGAAAAACAAGCCAAAGAGGAAACAGTAGTGGAAAATGCAACTCCAGATTATGCTGCTGGCCTTGTGTCTACCCAG AAACTTGGCCCTCTGAACAATGAGTCTGCACTACCTTCTACAAGCTATTTGCCTGCAACACCCAGCGTGGTTCCATCTTCCTCCTATATCCCAAGCTCCGAAGTGCAGCCAG CTGGATCTGTGCGAGAGGCCATACAGACGAACAGGCAACCTGAAGAGCCTACAGCTCCAAACACTACCCCTCTTCCTGCTCAGTTCAAACAACGAACACCCATGTATAACAGTAACTCAAatccagctgcagccacacctACTTCACCTCTAACACCTACTACGCCTCCTGCCATTTCCCCTGCCGCACAACCTCCACAAGTAGCCCCCCAAACTCCGCAGCAGCCACCACCCAAGAAAAGCCTTTCTCTCACG AGGGAGCAAATGTATGCCGCACAGGAAATGTTCAAGACTGCAAACAAAGTTACCAGGCCAGAAAAGGCTCTTATCCTTGGGTTCATGGCAGGATCCAGAG AGAATCCTTGCCAAGAGCAAGGCGACATCATTCAGATTAAACTTAGTGAGCATACAGAAGTTTTACCAAAGGCTGATGGCACTGGGAGCACCACCATGTTAGTTGACACAGTCTTTGAAATGAACTATGCTACAGGCCAGTGGACCAGACTCAAGAAGTACAAACCTATAACTAATGTTTCCTAA
- the NELFA gene encoding negative elongation factor A isoform X1, which yields MPAENPLFFRPALKMASMRESDTGLWLHNKLGSTDELWAPPSIASLLTASVIDNIRLCFHSLSSAVKLKLLLGMLHLPRRAVDEMKGALTEIIQLATLDSDPWVLMVADILKSFPDTGSLNLDLEEQNPNVQDILGELREKVSECETSAMLPLECQYLNKNALTTLAGPLTPPVKHFQLKRKPKSATLRAELLQKSTETAQQLKKTAGVPFHAKGRGLVKKIDTTTPLKGIPKQAPFRSPTAPSVFSPAGNRTPIPPSRTPLRKERGVKLLDISELDMVGAGREAKRRRKTLDTEVVEKQAKEETVVENATPDYAAGLVSTQKLGPLNNESALPSTSYLPATPSVVPSSSYIPSSEVQPAGSVREAIQTNRQPEEPTAPNTTPLPAQFKQRTPMYNSNSNPAAATPTSPLTPTTPPAISPAAQPPQVAPQTPQQPPPKKSLSLTREQMYAAQEMFKTANKVTRPEKALILGFMAGSRENPCQEQGDIIQIKLSEHTEVLPKADGTGSTTMLVDTVFEMNYATGQWTRLKKYKPITNVS from the exons ATGCCCGCTGAGAATCCCCTCTTTTTTCGCCCCGCTCTCAAGATGGCGTCGATGCGGGAGAGCGACACTGGCCTGTGGCTACACAACAAGCTGGGCTCCACGGACGAGCTGTGGGCGCCGCCGAGCATCGCCTCGCTGCTCACGGCCTCGGTGATCGACAACATCCGCCTCTGCTTCCACAGCCTCTCCTCGGCCGTCAAGCTCAAACTGCTGCTGGGGATGCTGCACCTGCCCCGCCGGGCGGTGGATGAG ATGAAAGGTGCACTGACTGAAATTATCCAGCTCGCTACCTTGGATTCAGACCCCTGGGTCTTAATGGTAGCTgatattttaaaatcctttccAGATACTGGCTCCCTTAACCTTGATCTTGAAGAACAGAATCCCAATGTTCAAGATATTTTAGGAGAACTTAGGGAAAAAG TAAGTGAATGTGAAACATCAGCTATGTTGCCGTTGGAGTGCCAGTACTTAAACAAAAATGCCTTGACAACACTAGCTGGGCCACTTACTCCCCCAGTGAAACACTTCCAGCTGAAAAGAAAACCCAAAAGTGCCACTCTTCGAGCAGAACTCTTGCAGAAAT CAACAGAAACAGCACAACAGCTCAAGAAGACTGCAGGAGTGCCTTTCCATGCCAAAGGGAGGGGGCTGGTCAAAAAAATAGATACAACAA ccccgctCAAAGGAATACCAAAACAAGCTCCATTCAGGAGTCCCACAGCACCTAGTGTATTTAGCCCTGCTGGAAACAGAACCCCTATACCTCCATCAAGAACACCTCTGCGCAAAGAAAGAGGAGTGAAG CTACTAGATATCTCAGAGTTGGATATGGTTGGTGCTGGTCGTGAAgcaaagagaagaagaaagacTTTAG ATACAGAAGTGGTGGAAAAACAAGCCAAAGAGGAAACAGTAGTGGAAAATGCAACTCCAGATTATGCTGCTGGCCTTGTGTCTACCCAG AAACTTGGCCCTCTGAACAATGAGTCTGCACTACCTTCTACAAGCTATTTGCCTGCAACACCCAGCGTGGTTCCATCTTCCTCCTATATCCCAAGCTCCGAAGTGCAGCCAG CTGGATCTGTGCGAGAGGCCATACAGACGAACAGGCAACCTGAAGAGCCTACAGCTCCAAACACTACCCCTCTTCCTGCTCAGTTCAAACAACGAACACCCATGTATAACAGTAACTCAAatccagctgcagccacacctACTTCACCTCTAACACCTACTACGCCTCCTGCCATTTCCCCTGCCGCACAACCTCCACAAGTAGCCCCCCAAACTCCGCAGCAGCCACCACCCAAGAAAAGCCTTTCTCTCACG AGGGAGCAAATGTATGCCGCACAGGAAATGTTCAAGACTGCAAACAAAGTTACCAGGCCAGAAAAGGCTCTTATCCTTGGGTTCATGGCAGGATCCAGAG AGAATCCTTGCCAAGAGCAAGGCGACATCATTCAGATTAAACTTAGTGAGCATACAGAAGTTTTACCAAAGGCTGATGGCACTGGGAGCACCACCATGTTAGTTGACACAGTCTTTGAAATGAACTATGCTACAGGCCAGTGGACCAGACTCAAGAAGTACAAACCTATAACTAATGTTTCCTAA
- the NELFA gene encoding negative elongation factor A isoform X2, whose amino-acid sequence MASMRESDTGLWLHNKLGSTDELWAPPSIASLLTASVIDNIRLCFHSLSSAVKLKLLLGMLHLPRRAVDEMKGALTEIIQLATLDSDPWVLMVADILKSFPDTGSLNLDLEEQNPNVQDILGELREKVSECETSAMLPLECQYLNKNALTTLAGPLTPPVKHFQLKRKPKSATLRAELLQKSTETAQQLKKTAGVPFHAKGRGLVKKIDTTTPLKGIPKQAPFRSPTAPSVFSPAGNRTPIPPSRTPLRKERGVKLLDISELDMVGAGREAKRRRKTLDTEVVEKQAKEETVVENATPDYAAGLVSTQKLGPLNNESALPSTSYLPATPSVVPSSSYIPSSEVQPAGSVREAIQTNRQPEEPTAPNTTPLPAQFKQRTPMYNSNSNPAAATPTSPLTPTTPPAISPAAQPPQVAPQTPQQPPPKKSLSLTREQMYAAQEMFKTANKVTRPEKALILGFMAGSRENPCQEQGDIIQIKLSEHTEVLPKADGTGSTTMLVDTVFEMNYATGQWTRLKKYKPITNVS is encoded by the exons ATGGCGTCGATGCGGGAGAGCGACACTGGCCTGTGGCTACACAACAAGCTGGGCTCCACGGACGAGCTGTGGGCGCCGCCGAGCATCGCCTCGCTGCTCACGGCCTCGGTGATCGACAACATCCGCCTCTGCTTCCACAGCCTCTCCTCGGCCGTCAAGCTCAAACTGCTGCTGGGGATGCTGCACCTGCCCCGCCGGGCGGTGGATGAG ATGAAAGGTGCACTGACTGAAATTATCCAGCTCGCTACCTTGGATTCAGACCCCTGGGTCTTAATGGTAGCTgatattttaaaatcctttccAGATACTGGCTCCCTTAACCTTGATCTTGAAGAACAGAATCCCAATGTTCAAGATATTTTAGGAGAACTTAGGGAAAAAG TAAGTGAATGTGAAACATCAGCTATGTTGCCGTTGGAGTGCCAGTACTTAAACAAAAATGCCTTGACAACACTAGCTGGGCCACTTACTCCCCCAGTGAAACACTTCCAGCTGAAAAGAAAACCCAAAAGTGCCACTCTTCGAGCAGAACTCTTGCAGAAAT CAACAGAAACAGCACAACAGCTCAAGAAGACTGCAGGAGTGCCTTTCCATGCCAAAGGGAGGGGGCTGGTCAAAAAAATAGATACAACAA ccccgctCAAAGGAATACCAAAACAAGCTCCATTCAGGAGTCCCACAGCACCTAGTGTATTTAGCCCTGCTGGAAACAGAACCCCTATACCTCCATCAAGAACACCTCTGCGCAAAGAAAGAGGAGTGAAG CTACTAGATATCTCAGAGTTGGATATGGTTGGTGCTGGTCGTGAAgcaaagagaagaagaaagacTTTAG ATACAGAAGTGGTGGAAAAACAAGCCAAAGAGGAAACAGTAGTGGAAAATGCAACTCCAGATTATGCTGCTGGCCTTGTGTCTACCCAG AAACTTGGCCCTCTGAACAATGAGTCTGCACTACCTTCTACAAGCTATTTGCCTGCAACACCCAGCGTGGTTCCATCTTCCTCCTATATCCCAAGCTCCGAAGTGCAGCCAG CTGGATCTGTGCGAGAGGCCATACAGACGAACAGGCAACCTGAAGAGCCTACAGCTCCAAACACTACCCCTCTTCCTGCTCAGTTCAAACAACGAACACCCATGTATAACAGTAACTCAAatccagctgcagccacacctACTTCACCTCTAACACCTACTACGCCTCCTGCCATTTCCCCTGCCGCACAACCTCCACAAGTAGCCCCCCAAACTCCGCAGCAGCCACCACCCAAGAAAAGCCTTTCTCTCACG AGGGAGCAAATGTATGCCGCACAGGAAATGTTCAAGACTGCAAACAAAGTTACCAGGCCAGAAAAGGCTCTTATCCTTGGGTTCATGGCAGGATCCAGAG AGAATCCTTGCCAAGAGCAAGGCGACATCATTCAGATTAAACTTAGTGAGCATACAGAAGTTTTACCAAAGGCTGATGGCACTGGGAGCACCACCATGTTAGTTGACACAGTCTTTGAAATGAACTATGCTACAGGCCAGTGGACCAGACTCAAGAAGTACAAACCTATAACTAATGTTTCCTAA
- the NELFA gene encoding negative elongation factor A isoform X4 yields MKGALTEIIQLATLDSDPWVLMVADILKSFPDTGSLNLDLEEQNPNVQDILGELREKVSECETSAMLPLECQYLNKNALTTLAGPLTPPVKHFQLKRKPKSATLRAELLQKSTETAQQLKKTAGVPFHAKGRGLVKKIDTTTPLKGIPKQAPFRSPTAPSVFSPAGNRTPIPPSRTPLRKERGVKLLDISELDMVGAGREAKRRRKTLDTEVVEKQAKEETVVENATPDYAAGLVSTQKLGPLNNESALPSTSYLPATPSVVPSSSYIPSSEVQPAGSVREAIQTNRQPEEPTAPNTTPLPAQFKQRTPMYNSNSNPAAATPTSPLTPTTPPAISPAAQPPQVAPQTPQQPPPKKSLSLTREQMYAAQEMFKTANKVTRPEKALILGFMAGSRENPCQEQGDIIQIKLSEHTEVLPKADGTGSTTMLVDTVFEMNYATGQWTRLKKYKPITNVS; encoded by the exons ATGAAAGGTGCACTGACTGAAATTATCCAGCTCGCTACCTTGGATTCAGACCCCTGGGTCTTAATGGTAGCTgatattttaaaatcctttccAGATACTGGCTCCCTTAACCTTGATCTTGAAGAACAGAATCCCAATGTTCAAGATATTTTAGGAGAACTTAGGGAAAAAG TAAGTGAATGTGAAACATCAGCTATGTTGCCGTTGGAGTGCCAGTACTTAAACAAAAATGCCTTGACAACACTAGCTGGGCCACTTACTCCCCCAGTGAAACACTTCCAGCTGAAAAGAAAACCCAAAAGTGCCACTCTTCGAGCAGAACTCTTGCAGAAAT CAACAGAAACAGCACAACAGCTCAAGAAGACTGCAGGAGTGCCTTTCCATGCCAAAGGGAGGGGGCTGGTCAAAAAAATAGATACAACAA ccccgctCAAAGGAATACCAAAACAAGCTCCATTCAGGAGTCCCACAGCACCTAGTGTATTTAGCCCTGCTGGAAACAGAACCCCTATACCTCCATCAAGAACACCTCTGCGCAAAGAAAGAGGAGTGAAG CTACTAGATATCTCAGAGTTGGATATGGTTGGTGCTGGTCGTGAAgcaaagagaagaagaaagacTTTAG ATACAGAAGTGGTGGAAAAACAAGCCAAAGAGGAAACAGTAGTGGAAAATGCAACTCCAGATTATGCTGCTGGCCTTGTGTCTACCCAG AAACTTGGCCCTCTGAACAATGAGTCTGCACTACCTTCTACAAGCTATTTGCCTGCAACACCCAGCGTGGTTCCATCTTCCTCCTATATCCCAAGCTCCGAAGTGCAGCCAG CTGGATCTGTGCGAGAGGCCATACAGACGAACAGGCAACCTGAAGAGCCTACAGCTCCAAACACTACCCCTCTTCCTGCTCAGTTCAAACAACGAACACCCATGTATAACAGTAACTCAAatccagctgcagccacacctACTTCACCTCTAACACCTACTACGCCTCCTGCCATTTCCCCTGCCGCACAACCTCCACAAGTAGCCCCCCAAACTCCGCAGCAGCCACCACCCAAGAAAAGCCTTTCTCTCACG AGGGAGCAAATGTATGCCGCACAGGAAATGTTCAAGACTGCAAACAAAGTTACCAGGCCAGAAAAGGCTCTTATCCTTGGGTTCATGGCAGGATCCAGAG AGAATCCTTGCCAAGAGCAAGGCGACATCATTCAGATTAAACTTAGTGAGCATACAGAAGTTTTACCAAAGGCTGATGGCACTGGGAGCACCACCATGTTAGTTGACACAGTCTTTGAAATGAACTATGCTACAGGCCAGTGGACCAGACTCAAGAAGTACAAACCTATAACTAATGTTTCCTAA
- the NELFA gene encoding negative elongation factor A isoform X5: protein MKDTGSLNLDLEEQNPNVQDILGELREKVSECETSAMLPLECQYLNKNALTTLAGPLTPPVKHFQLKRKPKSATLRAELLQKSTETAQQLKKTAGVPFHAKGRGLVKKIDTTTPLKGIPKQAPFRSPTAPSVFSPAGNRTPIPPSRTPLRKERGVKLLDISELDMVGAGREAKRRRKTLDTEVVEKQAKEETVVENATPDYAAGLVSTQKLGPLNNESALPSTSYLPATPSVVPSSSYIPSSEVQPAGSVREAIQTNRQPEEPTAPNTTPLPAQFKQRTPMYNSNSNPAAATPTSPLTPTTPPAISPAAQPPQVAPQTPQQPPPKKSLSLTREQMYAAQEMFKTANKVTRPEKALILGFMAGSRENPCQEQGDIIQIKLSEHTEVLPKADGTGSTTMLVDTVFEMNYATGQWTRLKKYKPITNVS, encoded by the exons ATGAAAG ATACTGGCTCCCTTAACCTTGATCTTGAAGAACAGAATCCCAATGTTCAAGATATTTTAGGAGAACTTAGGGAAAAAG TAAGTGAATGTGAAACATCAGCTATGTTGCCGTTGGAGTGCCAGTACTTAAACAAAAATGCCTTGACAACACTAGCTGGGCCACTTACTCCCCCAGTGAAACACTTCCAGCTGAAAAGAAAACCCAAAAGTGCCACTCTTCGAGCAGAACTCTTGCAGAAAT CAACAGAAACAGCACAACAGCTCAAGAAGACTGCAGGAGTGCCTTTCCATGCCAAAGGGAGGGGGCTGGTCAAAAAAATAGATACAACAA ccccgctCAAAGGAATACCAAAACAAGCTCCATTCAGGAGTCCCACAGCACCTAGTGTATTTAGCCCTGCTGGAAACAGAACCCCTATACCTCCATCAAGAACACCTCTGCGCAAAGAAAGAGGAGTGAAG CTACTAGATATCTCAGAGTTGGATATGGTTGGTGCTGGTCGTGAAgcaaagagaagaagaaagacTTTAG ATACAGAAGTGGTGGAAAAACAAGCCAAAGAGGAAACAGTAGTGGAAAATGCAACTCCAGATTATGCTGCTGGCCTTGTGTCTACCCAG AAACTTGGCCCTCTGAACAATGAGTCTGCACTACCTTCTACAAGCTATTTGCCTGCAACACCCAGCGTGGTTCCATCTTCCTCCTATATCCCAAGCTCCGAAGTGCAGCCAG CTGGATCTGTGCGAGAGGCCATACAGACGAACAGGCAACCTGAAGAGCCTACAGCTCCAAACACTACCCCTCTTCCTGCTCAGTTCAAACAACGAACACCCATGTATAACAGTAACTCAAatccagctgcagccacacctACTTCACCTCTAACACCTACTACGCCTCCTGCCATTTCCCCTGCCGCACAACCTCCACAAGTAGCCCCCCAAACTCCGCAGCAGCCACCACCCAAGAAAAGCCTTTCTCTCACG AGGGAGCAAATGTATGCCGCACAGGAAATGTTCAAGACTGCAAACAAAGTTACCAGGCCAGAAAAGGCTCTTATCCTTGGGTTCATGGCAGGATCCAGAG AGAATCCTTGCCAAGAGCAAGGCGACATCATTCAGATTAAACTTAGTGAGCATACAGAAGTTTTACCAAAGGCTGATGGCACTGGGAGCACCACCATGTTAGTTGACACAGTCTTTGAAATGAACTATGCTACAGGCCAGTGGACCAGACTCAAGAAGTACAAACCTATAACTAATGTTTCCTAA